The following coding sequences are from one Candidatus Nanopelagicus hibericus window:
- a CDS encoding BMP family lipoprotein gives MKKSYKLVVAIAAASLMATMAVTPAANAATKQKVCVALDTGGINDKSFNQLSYLGATTSVKKGYASSAEYLPAASPADYGPNLKKFVDKKCTYIIGVGFALGDAIIASAEANPTVKYAIVDDAGLKNFTTPIANLKGITFKTNENSFLAGYLAAGYSKTGVVATYGGMPFPTVTIFMDGFAKGVEYYNDVKGKSVKVLGWDPAKPSAGTMVGDFSSTNKALSISQNFELQGADVIFPVAGSLGVTTAENSVKSKKSVTIGVDADFNLTAPKVKSAILISVLKGLNEAVQASVKEAYDGKYSNKQYVGTLKNKGVGLSPLYAPFTKSIPKSLQTELKDLQANVASGYIPVS, from the coding sequence TTGAAAAAATCATATAAATTAGTCGTGGCTATCGCAGCCGCATCATTAATGGCCACAATGGCTGTTACACCGGCAGCAAATGCTGCAACAAAGCAGAAAGTTTGCGTTGCGCTGGATACTGGTGGAATCAATGATAAGTCATTCAACCAATTATCTTATTTGGGAGCTACCACATCAGTTAAAAAGGGTTATGCATCCTCTGCTGAGTACTTGCCTGCAGCATCTCCTGCTGATTACGGCCCAAATTTAAAGAAGTTTGTTGATAAGAAATGTACATACATTATTGGTGTTGGCTTTGCATTAGGTGATGCCATTATCGCATCCGCAGAAGCAAATCCAACAGTGAAGTATGCAATCGTGGATGATGCTGGTCTTAAGAATTTCACAACACCAATAGCTAACCTTAAGGGCATTACATTCAAGACAAATGAAAACTCCTTTCTTGCTGGATATCTAGCAGCTGGCTATTCAAAGACTGGCGTTGTTGCTACCTACGGCGGTATGCCATTCCCAACAGTAACTATCTTCATGGATGGGTTTGCTAAGGGAGTTGAGTATTACAATGATGTTAAAGGAAAGTCAGTAAAGGTTCTTGGTTGGGATCCTGCCAAGCCAAGTGCTGGCACAATGGTTGGAGATTTCTCAAGCACCAACAAAGCACTTTCAATCTCACAAAACTTTGAGTTACAGGGTGCGGATGTAATCTTCCCTGTTGCTGGAAGCCTTGGAGTAACAACAGCTGAAAACAGTGTGAAGTCCAAGAAATCCGTAACTATCGGTGTTGACGCTGACTTCAATTTAACTGCACCAAAAGTTAAGAGCGCAATTTTAATCTCAGTGCTTAAGGGATTAAATGAGGCCGTTCAAGCATCTGTCAAAGAAGCTTACGATGGCAAATACTCTAACAAGCAGTATGTTGGAACATTAAAGAACAAAGGCGTTGGATTATCACCTTTGTACGCACCATTTACTAAGTCGATCCCTAAGTCTCTACAAACAGAGCTTAAGGATCTACAAGCTAACGTAGCAAGCGGATATATTCCTGTTAGCTAA
- a CDS encoding ABC transporter ATP-binding protein, protein MSLELKGITKKFGSLIANDSINLKVAKGEIHAILGENGAGKSTLMNVVYGLTQADSGSIWVDGSEVKISEPSDALNVGIGMVHQHFMLVPVFTVAENIVLGHEVSKRGILSLAEARMRIEQIAAEFKFEVDPDELIENLPVGVQQRVEIIRALMYDAKVLILDEPTAVLTPQETDELLNIMRTLKSKGTSIIFITHKLREVKEVADQITIIRLGKVVGTAKPNASQEELANLMVGRPVDLTPNVIKSKTGETTLKIANLSVLNPTGRTIVKNISLEVKAGEILAIAGVQGNGQSELVRAIMNLEENVTGSIKILGEELVGKSVHQTIHSGVAYIPESRELDGLVGTFSIAENLVLDTHGLAPFSKVGQLSANRISDNATKLKDEFDIRAQSIYDTANSLSGGNKQKVVLARELSRQVKVVVACQPTRGLDVGSIEFVHERLLAERNSGRAVLLISTELDEVAALADRIAVIYRGEILGIVNSDVSREKLGLMMAGVK, encoded by the coding sequence ATGTCTTTGGAATTGAAGGGAATAACCAAGAAATTTGGTTCCTTAATTGCCAATGATTCAATAAATCTAAAGGTTGCAAAGGGTGAAATCCATGCAATTTTAGGCGAAAATGGTGCCGGCAAATCAACCTTAATGAATGTTGTTTATGGCTTAACCCAAGCAGATAGTGGAAGCATTTGGGTAGATGGCAGTGAGGTAAAAATTTCTGAACCCTCAGATGCATTAAATGTTGGAATAGGTATGGTCCATCAACATTTTATGTTGGTTCCAGTGTTTACTGTCGCAGAGAATATTGTTTTAGGCCATGAAGTGTCTAAACGAGGAATATTGTCACTAGCAGAAGCTAGAATGAGAATTGAACAGATTGCGGCAGAGTTTAAATTTGAAGTTGATCCAGATGAATTGATTGAAAATCTCCCGGTTGGTGTGCAACAAAGAGTCGAAATCATAAGAGCGTTAATGTATGACGCAAAAGTCTTAATTCTAGATGAGCCCACAGCTGTATTAACGCCCCAAGAAACCGATGAGTTGCTCAACATAATGAGAACACTAAAATCTAAAGGTACTTCGATCATTTTTATTACACACAAATTGCGTGAGGTAAAGGAAGTAGCAGATCAAATTACAATTATCCGACTTGGTAAAGTTGTAGGTACAGCTAAGCCAAACGCGAGTCAAGAAGAGCTTGCAAATTTAATGGTTGGTCGCCCAGTGGATTTAACACCTAATGTAATCAAATCAAAAACGGGGGAAACCACCCTAAAAATTGCAAATTTGAGTGTTCTTAACCCAACAGGGCGGACTATTGTAAAGAATATTTCATTGGAGGTTAAGGCGGGAGAGATTTTGGCTATTGCTGGAGTGCAGGGCAATGGTCAGAGTGAGTTGGTAAGAGCAATAATGAATTTGGAAGAGAACGTGACTGGTTCAATAAAAATTCTTGGTGAAGAGTTAGTTGGTAAGTCGGTGCACCAAACTATCCATTCAGGGGTGGCTTATATTCCAGAATCAAGAGAGTTAGATGGCCTGGTGGGAACATTTTCGATAGCTGAGAATTTAGTTTTAGATACCCACGGTTTGGCCCCTTTTTCAAAGGTTGGCCAACTATCTGCGAATAGAATCAGTGATAATGCGACAAAACTAAAAGATGAATTTGATATCAGAGCTCAAAGTATTTATGACACAGCAAATTCTTTGTCGGGCGGAAATAAACAAAAAGTTGTGTTGGCACGAGAACTTTCACGACAGGTAAAAGTAGTTGTGGCATGCCAGCCTACGCGAGGTCTAGATGTTGGATCGATTGAGTTTGTTCACGAAAGACTTCTAGCTGAGCGTAATTCTGGACGCGCTGTTTTACTAATAAGTACAGAATTAGATGAAGTAGCCGCCCTGGCTGATCGAATTGCGGTTATTTATCGTGGAGAAATCCTAGGGATTGTGAATTCAGATGTGTCACGAGAAAAATTGGGTTTAATGATGGCGGGTGTAAAATAA
- a CDS encoding ABC transporter permease: MRFTQYVKKNVLLPFFAFIFAFFIGGLVIVFSDTEVMSNLNSPRKFIISALSKIGNSYLAVFQGSIFDINLARGESFFKGFYPLSETVVTATPLILTGLAVTLAFRSGLFNIGAQGQFIFGAIGASYVGFHFDLPPVIHPIAAISAGVLLAGIYGGIVGLLKAKTGAHEVIVTIMLNYIAGFFILWILKTSAFLRPGRIDPLAPEVNPNSRLSKFLGEDLRIHVGIFVALAAAFFVWWLLKKSTLGFKFRAVGANANAAKSAGISIAFVTTSTMVLCGALAGLGGAVHVLGTEYALTNNIGGSLGFDAITVALLGGAAPLGTVIAAFLFAALRTGGITLQSNTGTPAEIIQVIQALIVLFIAAPALIKGIFRLKQSTADKTLTAKGWNG, from the coding sequence ATGAGATTTACTCAATATGTGAAGAAGAATGTTTTACTACCATTTTTTGCGTTTATTTTTGCTTTTTTCATTGGTGGTCTAGTGATAGTTTTTTCGGACACTGAAGTAATGAGTAATTTAAATTCTCCAAGAAAATTTATAATCTCAGCATTATCTAAAATTGGAAACTCTTATTTGGCGGTTTTCCAAGGATCTATTTTCGATATTAACTTGGCAAGAGGAGAATCTTTTTTTAAAGGATTTTATCCACTTTCAGAAACTGTAGTCACAGCAACACCATTGATTTTGACTGGCTTAGCTGTTACGTTAGCGTTTAGATCTGGGCTATTTAATATTGGTGCCCAAGGACAGTTTATTTTTGGAGCAATCGGTGCATCATATGTTGGATTTCATTTCGATTTGCCGCCAGTAATTCATCCCATAGCTGCAATATCTGCTGGAGTTCTTTTAGCTGGAATATATGGTGGCATCGTGGGTCTACTTAAAGCAAAAACTGGCGCACATGAAGTGATCGTCACTATCATGTTGAATTATATTGCTGGGTTTTTTATTTTATGGATTCTAAAAACAAGTGCTTTTCTGAGGCCTGGTCGAATTGACCCACTAGCGCCAGAGGTAAATCCTAATTCAAGGCTTTCTAAATTTTTGGGTGAGGATTTACGAATCCATGTTGGCATATTTGTTGCGCTGGCTGCTGCATTTTTTGTTTGGTGGCTGTTAAAGAAGAGCACGCTTGGATTTAAGTTTCGCGCAGTTGGGGCAAATGCAAATGCAGCAAAATCGGCAGGCATATCTATAGCGTTTGTTACTACCTCAACTATGGTTTTATGTGGTGCACTTGCTGGATTAGGTGGTGCGGTTCATGTGCTTGGCACTGAGTATGCACTAACCAATAACATAGGTGGATCACTTGGTTTTGATGCAATCACAGTGGCACTACTCGGTGGTGCGGCTCCTTTAGGTACGGTAATAGCTGCATTTCTTTTTGCAGCACTTCGCACGGGTGGAATCACCTTGCAATCGAACACTGGAACTCCAGCTGAGATTATTCAAGTGATCCAGGCTTTAATAGTTTTATTCATTGCAGCTCCAGCCCTGATTAAAGGGATTTTCCGGTTAAAGCAATCAACAGCCGATAAAACTCTTACCGCAAAGGGTTGGAACGGATAA
- a CDS encoding ABC transporter permease, producing MTNLTAQARRQVRGLITMGVITLFSFYTFYFNSDKTEPITFGFIVGNEWALLKEWVVASKTGAGIFIICSTFGILIGYLEFKAKRTLTFSSLIFGFGFVMSFLCWAASGKFIPFTGLLQGSLMLSIPLIFGSMSGLLCEKSGVINIAIEGQLLAAAFVSGIVASLTQSTIWGLVAAPFAGALISLLLAIFAIKYAVDQVIIGFVINVLVIGFTGFIYSELLVEYEDKWNSGPSFASIEIPLLSKIPIIGPVLFNQTIIVYFMYIIVIAIQIALFKSKWGLRTRAVGEMPVAADSVGINVNKLRFFNVMLAGFVAGIGGAYFTIGSVGSFTKQMTAGAGFIALAGLIFGKWSPRGAVIAALFFGFADNLQGTLTIIGLAIPSEFMLMVPYIATIIAVSGVVGRVRAPAADGIPYSRGNK from the coding sequence ATGACGAATTTAACTGCACAAGCGCGCCGCCAAGTTCGGGGCTTAATAACTATGGGAGTAATAACACTTTTTTCATTTTATACTTTTTATTTCAACTCAGATAAAACAGAACCTATAACTTTTGGCTTTATTGTTGGCAATGAATGGGCATTGCTAAAAGAATGGGTAGTAGCTTCAAAAACTGGTGCCGGAATTTTTATAATCTGCTCGACTTTTGGCATACTAATTGGGTATCTAGAGTTTAAAGCAAAGCGCACATTAACTTTTTCTAGTTTAATATTTGGTTTTGGCTTTGTAATGTCATTTTTATGTTGGGCTGCTAGTGGAAAATTTATTCCTTTCACCGGTTTGTTGCAGGGCTCTCTAATGCTTTCGATACCACTAATTTTTGGATCTATGTCTGGCTTGCTTTGTGAAAAATCTGGGGTTATAAATATTGCTATCGAAGGACAATTATTAGCTGCAGCTTTTGTTTCTGGAATTGTGGCCAGCCTGACGCAGAGCACAATCTGGGGTCTAGTTGCTGCACCATTTGCCGGTGCGCTTATTTCACTTTTATTAGCAATTTTTGCAATTAAATATGCTGTTGACCAAGTTATTATTGGATTCGTTATAAATGTGTTAGTCATCGGTTTTACTGGATTTATTTATTCTGAGCTGCTAGTCGAATATGAAGACAAATGGAATAGTGGCCCAAGTTTTGCAAGCATTGAAATACCACTACTATCAAAAATACCTATTATTGGACCTGTTCTGTTTAATCAGACAATAATCGTTTATTTTATGTACATCATTGTTATTGCAATTCAAATCGCCTTGTTCAAAAGTAAATGGGGACTAAGAACTCGCGCAGTTGGCGAAATGCCAGTCGCAGCTGATTCTGTGGGAATTAATGTCAATAAATTGAGATTTTTTAATGTGATGCTGGCTGGGTTCGTTGCAGGAATTGGCGGTGCATACTTCACGATTGGGTCTGTTGGCAGCTTTACAAAACAGATGACAGCGGGCGCAGGCTTCATCGCTCTCGCTGGATTGATTTTTGGAAAGTGGTCTCCGCGCGGAGCTGTAATTGCGGCGTTATTCTTTGGCTTTGCCGATAATCTGCAAGGCACCTTAACAATTATTGGCCTTGCGATTCCTTCAGAATTTATGTTGATGGTTCCCTATATAGCAACAATAATTGCAGTATCAGGCGTAGTTGGGCGAGTCAGAGCGCCAGCGGCTGATGGAATTCCATATTCGCGCGGTAATAAATAG
- a CDS encoding cytidine deaminase, which produces MEINWEKLHLSAKEVMEKAYAPYSNFKVGAAGLVSDGRVVVGCNSENASYGVGLCAECGLVSSLTATGGGRLIAVVCVDGNGEYLSPCGRCRQLLFEHGGNEMLFMTPEGPKPMSYLLPWGFGPEDLK; this is translated from the coding sequence ATGGAAATTAACTGGGAAAAACTCCATCTATCAGCAAAAGAGGTTATGGAAAAAGCCTATGCTCCGTATTCAAATTTTAAAGTTGGTGCAGCAGGTTTAGTTTCAGACGGTCGAGTTGTTGTTGGTTGTAATAGTGAAAATGCAAGTTATGGCGTTGGTCTTTGTGCTGAGTGTGGTCTGGTTTCATCTTTAACTGCAACTGGTGGTGGGCGCTTGATTGCAGTTGTTTGTGTTGATGGCAATGGAGAGTACCTATCTCCTTGTGGCCGATGTCGACAACTACTTTTTGAACATGGCGGAAATGAAATGTTATTCATGACTCCAGAGGGTCCAAAACCGATGTCGTACTTACTTCCATGGGGGTTTGGTCCAGAGGATCTTAAATGA
- a CDS encoding thymidine phosphorylase, producing the protein MSERFAAVEIISAKRDKLELSNEQIEWTVDAYTRGVVADEQMSSLLMAILLNGMNDREISKWTDAMIASGEKMNWSMLDRLTVDKHSTGGVGDKITLPLAPLVAACGAAVPQLSGRGLGHTGGTLDKLESIKGWKANLSNTEMLKVIQECGAVICAAGAGLAPADKKLYALRDVTGTVEAIPLIASSIMSKKIAEGTSALVLDVKTGSGAFMSDPKNSALLARTMVNLGNAAGVKTRALVTAMDVPLGLTVGNALEIRETLEVLAGGGPSDVVELTLLLANEMLDAVGIKPKVSPADALKNGMAMDVWRKMISAQGGDNDAALAVAREKTEIKATASGKLLSMDAKKIGVAAWRLGAGRQKQGEAVQAGAGIEIHAKPGDLVVKDQTILTLHTDESNRFDRAVEALTGSFSIGGKDEVVQRLPLVIERIEG; encoded by the coding sequence ATGAGTGAAAGATTTGCCGCAGTTGAGATTATCTCAGCAAAGCGAGACAAACTTGAGTTAAGTAATGAGCAAATCGAGTGGACAGTCGATGCCTACACTCGAGGTGTAGTAGCTGATGAACAAATGTCTTCTTTATTAATGGCGATATTGCTAAACGGAATGAATGATCGCGAAATTTCTAAATGGACCGATGCCATGATTGCCAGTGGTGAAAAAATGAATTGGTCGATGCTTGACCGACTAACAGTTGATAAACACTCAACTGGTGGAGTTGGCGATAAAATCACACTACCACTTGCACCTTTGGTTGCTGCCTGTGGTGCTGCGGTGCCGCAATTATCAGGTAGAGGATTAGGACATACTGGGGGCACTTTAGACAAGTTGGAATCGATTAAAGGTTGGAAAGCAAATCTCTCCAATACAGAAATGTTAAAAGTAATACAAGAATGTGGCGCAGTTATATGTGCTGCTGGCGCAGGACTGGCACCAGCTGATAAAAAACTTTACGCCCTGCGTGATGTAACTGGAACTGTGGAAGCAATTCCATTGATTGCTTCATCAATTATGAGTAAGAAAATTGCTGAGGGAACAAGTGCATTGGTGCTTGATGTAAAAACTGGTTCCGGGGCGTTTATGAGTGACCCGAAGAATTCAGCCCTACTTGCAAGAACAATGGTTAATTTGGGTAATGCAGCAGGTGTTAAAACTCGGGCACTTGTTACCGCCATGGATGTCCCCCTTGGTTTGACGGTAGGAAACGCATTAGAAATAAGAGAAACCCTCGAAGTTTTAGCAGGTGGTGGGCCCAGTGATGTTGTGGAGCTAACACTTTTACTTGCAAATGAGATGCTTGACGCAGTTGGAATTAAGCCAAAGGTTTCACCAGCAGATGCACTTAAAAATGGAATGGCAATGGATGTTTGGCGCAAGATGATTTCTGCTCAAGGTGGGGACAACGATGCTGCCCTTGCAGTGGCAAGAGAGAAGACTGAAATTAAAGCCACTGCATCTGGAAAGTTATTGAGTATGGATGCCAAAAAGATTGGCGTTGCAGCATGGCGATTAGGTGCAGGTAGGCAAAAACAAGGTGAGGCCGTGCAGGCTGGAGCTGGAATTGAAATTCATGCAAAGCCAGGTGATTTAGTAGTTAAGGATCAAACTATTCTTACATTGCATACTGATGAATCTAATCGATTTGATCGAGCTGTCGAAGCACTTACCGGTAGTTTTTCTATCGGTGGTAAAGATGAAGTGGTTCAGCGATTACCATTAGTAATTGAAAGAATTGAGGGGTAA
- a CDS encoding adenosine deaminase, producing the protein MSLTNTPTVDQIKRVPKALLHDHLDGGLRPETIIEIANKIGYKKLPTDDPKKLADWFEESCNSHSLVRYLETFAHTIAVMQSKDAIIQVARECAIDLARDGVVYAEVRGAPELFTEQGLSLDQVIDATNEGYKQGVAEAAKEGNKIRVESLLCGMRQNNRSQEVAQAAVKYRNKGVVGFDIAGPEDGYPPTNQLETFSYLRKENAHFTIHAGEAYGLPSIWEAIQICGAERLGHGVRIIDDIDFSSDTPKLGPLASYVRDRRIPLELCPTSNLQTGAAKTYAEHPIGKLAKLRFRVTLNTDNRLMSNTSMTHEMSQCVNSFEWKFADLQRVTVNALKSAFIPFEERLEIIEKVVKPAYTKISAE; encoded by the coding sequence GTGTCTTTAACCAACACACCAACAGTTGATCAAATTAAACGGGTGCCTAAAGCGCTACTTCATGATCATTTAGATGGTGGATTGCGTCCAGAAACAATTATTGAAATTGCAAACAAAATTGGCTATAAAAAATTACCAACCGATGATCCTAAAAAGCTAGCAGATTGGTTTGAAGAGTCCTGTAATTCCCACTCTCTAGTTCGCTATCTTGAGACCTTCGCTCACACTATTGCAGTAATGCAAAGTAAGGATGCGATAATCCAAGTTGCTCGAGAGTGCGCAATAGATTTGGCAAGAGATGGTGTGGTTTATGCAGAGGTACGAGGAGCACCGGAGTTATTTACAGAGCAAGGATTGAGCTTAGATCAGGTAATAGATGCAACTAATGAGGGATATAAGCAAGGAGTGGCTGAGGCTGCGAAAGAGGGTAACAAAATAAGAGTCGAGTCATTACTTTGTGGCATGCGCCAAAACAATAGATCACAAGAGGTTGCGCAGGCTGCCGTTAAATACCGCAACAAAGGAGTGGTTGGTTTTGATATTGCAGGTCCTGAGGATGGGTATCCACCAACTAATCAATTAGAGACTTTTTCATATTTGCGTAAAGAAAATGCTCACTTCACTATCCATGCGGGTGAGGCTTATGGATTACCTTCAATCTGGGAGGCAATTCAAATTTGTGGAGCAGAGCGATTAGGGCATGGTGTTCGCATTATTGATGATATTGATTTCTCCAGTGACACACCAAAATTAGGCCCACTCGCTTCATATGTAAGAGATCGAAGGATTCCACTTGAACTTTGCCCCACCTCAAATCTGCAAACTGGCGCAGCTAAAACTTACGCTGAACATCCAATAGGTAAGTTAGCAAAACTACGTTTTCGAGTTACCTTAAATACTGATAATCGCCTAATGAGTAATACCTCTATGACTCATGAGATGAGTCAATGTGTGAATTCATTTGAATGGAAATTTGCGGATTTACAAAGAGTGACAGTTAATGCACTAAAAAGTGCCTTTATTCCATTTGAAGAGCGGTTAGAAATAATTGAAAAGGTTGTTAAGCCAGCCTACACAAAAATATCTGCCGAATAA
- a CDS encoding aldehyde dehydrogenase family protein, whose product MSRIDVNKTYKLFIGGAFPRSESGRVYEIKGANKKFIANPAQASRKDLRDAVVAAKSAVSGWANATAFNRGQILYRIAEIMQGRSEQFADEICLLEGVSNKVAKLQVDEAIDTWVWYSGWCDKLFSISGSQNQVSGPFYNFTTPEALGVVAVFAESKPSLLGVVRTLAPVIAAGNSAVVIASESYPLSAITLGEVLATSDLPAGVVNILTGKSSELAPWVGSHMEIDGVDVAGLSKKQEEELKLVGADNLKRIHRFATANSPERILSFMEHKTIWHPIGI is encoded by the coding sequence ATGAGTCGCATCGATGTAAATAAAACCTATAAGTTGTTTATTGGTGGCGCCTTTCCAAGAAGTGAATCTGGGCGGGTGTACGAGATAAAGGGTGCAAATAAGAAATTTATTGCAAACCCAGCCCAAGCATCTAGAAAAGATCTTAGAGATGCTGTTGTTGCAGCTAAATCTGCAGTAAGTGGCTGGGCGAATGCAACTGCTTTCAATCGTGGTCAAATCCTCTACCGAATTGCTGAAATTATGCAGGGCCGAAGTGAACAATTTGCGGATGAGATTTGTTTATTGGAGGGAGTAAGTAACAAAGTTGCCAAGCTGCAAGTTGATGAGGCGATAGATACTTGGGTTTGGTATTCAGGCTGGTGTGATAAATTATTTTCAATCTCTGGATCACAAAATCAAGTCTCTGGTCCGTTTTATAACTTCACTACACCCGAAGCGTTAGGTGTTGTAGCAGTCTTCGCCGAAAGTAAGCCATCCTTACTTGGAGTTGTCAGGACTTTGGCACCAGTAATAGCTGCTGGTAACAGCGCTGTGGTAATTGCAAGTGAGAGTTATCCACTTTCTGCAATAACTCTAGGTGAAGTGCTAGCAACCAGTGATCTTCCTGCTGGTGTAGTAAACATCTTGACTGGCAAATCTTCAGAGCTAGCCCCTTGGGTCGGCTCTCATATGGAGATTGATGGTGTCGATGTTGCTGGTTTAAGCAAGAAGCAAGAGGAAGAATTAAAACTTGTCGGGGCTGATAACTTAAAGCGAATTCACCGCTTTGCTACTGCAAATAGCCCAGAGAGAATTTTAAGCTTTATGGAGCACAAAACTATCTGGCATCCAATTGGAATTTAA
- a CDS encoding aldehyde dehydrogenase family protein: MSNFEYASAPESKAIANISDSYGLFIGGKFVDPRKGKSFETINPATEEVLSKIGYADKLDIDLAVKSARSAFTKVWSKTPAKERGKYLYRIARILQVRAREFAVVETLDNGKPIRESRDTDIPLAAAHFFYHAGWADKLEYAGFGNKPKPVGVVGQIIPWNFPLLMLAWKIAPALAAGNTVVLKPAETTPLTALLFAQVCQQAGLPDGVVNIVTGDGITGAALVNHPDINKIAFTGSTEVGKAIARSISATNKSATLELGGKAANLIFEDAAIDEAVEGIVNGIFFNQGHVCCAGSRLLVQENVADEILEKLKARMSLIRIGDPMDKNTDLGAINSKEQLKRIHEISKSGDAEGANRWSPECKLPSKGYWYPPTIFTGVSQSHRIAREEIFGPVLSVLTFRTPAEGIEKANNTMYGLSAGIWSDKGAKVLWAAKQLKAGVIWSNTFNKFDPASPFGGYKESGWGREGGRHGLSGYLKSDVKASK; encoded by the coding sequence ATGAGTAATTTTGAGTATGCCAGCGCACCTGAATCTAAGGCCATCGCAAATATCAGCGATTCGTATGGCCTATTTATCGGAGGTAAGTTTGTTGATCCTCGAAAGGGAAAAAGTTTTGAAACAATAAATCCTGCAACCGAAGAGGTGCTATCCAAGATTGGATACGCAGATAAATTAGATATTGACCTGGCTGTGAAAAGTGCAAGGTCGGCATTTACAAAAGTTTGGTCTAAAACGCCAGCAAAAGAGCGTGGTAAATATCTTTATCGAATTGCGCGCATCTTGCAAGTGCGAGCCAGAGAGTTTGCAGTTGTTGAGACCCTAGATAATGGAAAGCCAATTAGAGAATCTAGAGATACTGATATCCCACTCGCAGCTGCGCACTTTTTTTATCACGCTGGTTGGGCAGATAAGTTGGAGTACGCAGGCTTTGGCAACAAGCCAAAACCAGTTGGAGTAGTTGGTCAAATAATTCCGTGGAATTTCCCACTTTTAATGCTCGCTTGGAAGATTGCGCCAGCACTTGCTGCGGGAAACACAGTTGTGCTGAAACCAGCGGAGACAACTCCACTAACTGCATTGTTGTTCGCCCAAGTTTGCCAACAGGCAGGGTTACCAGATGGTGTGGTAAATATTGTCACTGGCGATGGTATTACTGGTGCTGCGCTGGTCAATCACCCAGATATAAACAAAATTGCATTTACCGGCTCAACCGAGGTTGGCAAAGCAATCGCCAGATCCATATCTGCTACCAATAAAAGTGCCACATTGGAGCTTGGTGGCAAAGCAGCAAATCTAATCTTTGAAGATGCGGCTATTGATGAGGCGGTGGAGGGAATAGTTAATGGAATTTTCTTTAATCAAGGCCATGTGTGCTGCGCTGGCTCTAGATTATTAGTGCAGGAAAATGTTGCTGATGAAATCTTGGAAAAGCTTAAGGCGCGAATGAGTTTGATTCGAATTGGGGATCCAATGGATAAGAACACTGACTTGGGTGCTATTAATTCAAAGGAGCAGTTGAAGCGAATTCATGAGATTTCAAAGAGTGGTGATGCAGAGGGGGCAAACAGGTGGTCACCTGAATGTAAATTGCCTAGTAAGGGATATTGGTATCCACCAACGATTTTTACTGGTGTATCACAATCTCATCGCATTGCTCGAGAGGAAATTTTTGGTCCGGTTTTATCTGTACTTACTTTTAGAACACCCGCTGAAGGAATTGAAAAAGCAAACAACACTATGTACGGCTTATCTGCTGGTATTTGGAGTGATAAAGGTGCAAAGGTGCTTTGGGCTGCAAAACAATTGAAAGCTGGAGTTATCTGGAGCAACACATTTAATAAATTTGACCCTGCTAGTCCATTTGGTGGTTACAAAGAATCTGGCTGGGGCCGTGAAGGTGGCAGGCATGGTTTGTCCGGTTATCTAAAATCTGATGTGAAGGCAAGTAAATGA